A genomic window from Aquila chrysaetos chrysaetos chromosome 9, bAquChr1.4, whole genome shotgun sequence includes:
- the KATNB1 gene encoding katanin p80 WD40 repeat-containing subunit B1 isoform X1 → MAVAVTTKTAWKLQEITAHSSNVSSLVLGKSSGRLLATGGDDCRVNIWSVNKPNCIMSLTGHTTPIESLQINTNEELIVAGSQSGSIRVWDLEAAKILRTLLGHKANICSLDFHPFGSFVASGSLDTNIKLWDVRRKGCVFRYKGHTEAVRCLRFSPDGKWLASAADDHTVKLWDLAAGKIMYEFTGHTGPVNVVEFHPNEYLLASGSSDRTVRFWDLEKFQVVSCIEEEASPVRCVLFNPDGCCLYSGFQDSLRVYGWEPERCFDVVLVNWGKVADLSICNNQLIGVSFAQSTVSSFVVDLSRVTKSDSIPHGLIRDDEPFVPPTPTGSSLRRIYDRPSTSCSKAQSRVKHNSESERRSPSSEDDRDEKESKAEIQNPEDYKEIFQPKNAICRTPPRNNEPFPAPPEDDPVTAKEAVKPSQAADVQTPSPKQELPDPVQRPPIASSTPLTRTEPSVIPAARNEPIGLKASDFLPAVKNQSQTELVDEEAMSQIRKGHETMCVVLTSRHKNLDTVRAVWSTGDIKNSVDSAVAINDLSVVVDLLNIVNQKASLWKLDLCTIILPQIEKLLQSKYESYVQTGCTSLKLILQRFLPLITDILAAPPSVGVDITREERLHKCKLCYKQLKNISNIVKNKSGLSGRHGSAFRELHLLMAVLE, encoded by the exons AAGAGATCACGGCTCACAGCAGCAATGTGTCCTCACTAGTCCTGGGAAAAAGTTCAGGCCGGCTGCTGGCAACTGGAGGAGATGACTGTCGGGTCAACATATGGTCAGTTAACAAGCCCAACTGCATCATG agcttGACGGGCCATACAACGCCCATTGAGAGCCTACAGATCAATACGAATGAGGAGCTTATCGTTGCAGGGTCCCAGTCAGGGTCCATTCGAGTTTGGGACCTGGAAGCTGCCAAAA tTCTTCGTACCTTACTTGGTCACAAAGCGAATATCTGCAGCCTTGATTTCCATCCTTTTGGAAGCTTTGTGGCATCTGGCTCTTTGGACACAAACATTAAG cTCTGGGATGTaagaagaaaaggctgtgtCTTCAGGTACAAG gGTCACACAGAAGCAGTTCGATGTCTCCGCTTTAGTCCTGATGGGAAATGGTTGGCCTCTGCTGCTGATGATCACACTGTAAAG ctctGGGATCTGGCTGCTGGGAAGATAATGTATGAGTTTACAGGACATACCGGCCCAGTAAATGTTGTTGAATTCCACCCTAATGAATACCTTTTGGCTTCTGGCAGCTCTGACAG GACTGTTCGGTTCTGGGACTTGGAGAAGTTTCAAGTTGTGAGCTGTATTGAAGAAGAGGCTAGTCCTGTCAG GTGTGTGCTCTTCAACCCAGATGGCTGCTGCTTGTATAGTGGCTTCCAGGATTCGCTGCGTGTGTACGGCTGGGAGCCAGAGCGCTGTTTTGATGTGGTCTTGGTGAACTGGGGAAAAGTCGCCGACTTATCTATCTGCAACAACCAGCTG ATAGGAGTTTCCTTTGCGCAAAGCACAGTCTCTTCCTTCGTTGTGGATCTCAGCAGAGTGACAAAGTCGGATTCTATTCCTCATGGGCTGATCAGGGATGATGAGCCTTTTGTGCCACCTACCCCCACAGGGTCCTCCCTTCGCCGCATCTATGACAGGCCCTCAACTAGCTGCAGCAAGGCACAAAG CAGAGTGAAGCACAACTCAGAGAGTGAGAGGCGCAGTCCCAGCAGTGAAGATGACCGGGATGAGAAGGAATCAAAGGCTGAGATCCAGAACCCGGAGGATTACAAAGAGATCTTTCAGCCCAAGAACGCTATCT GTCGAACTCCTCCTCGAAACAACGAGCCCTTTCCAGCCCCTCCGGAGGATG ATCCTGTAACTGCAAAGGAAGCAGTGAAACCCAGCCAAGCTGCAGATGTCCAGACCCCATCGCCAAAGCAAGAACTT CCTGATCCAGTTCAGAGGCCACCGATTGCCTCCTCAACTCCTTTGACCAGAACAGAGCCGTCGGTGATTCCTGCAGCCAGGAATGAGCCCATTGGCCTGAAGGCCTCTGACTTTCTACCA GCTGTGAAAAACCAAAGCCAGACCGAGCTCGTGGATGAGGAAGCCATGTCCCAGATCAGGAAAGGCCATGAGACCATGTGTGTGGTGCTCACCAGCCGCCACAAGAATCTGGACACTGTGCGGGCTGTATGGAGCACTGGTGACATCAAG AACTCTGTGGACTCTGCAGTGGCGATCAACGATCTGTCTGTTGTTGTGGACCTCTTGAATATTGTCAACCAAAAAGC gtcTCTCTGGAAGCTGGATTTGTGTACTATTATCCTGCCGCAGATAGAAAAACTACTCCAAAGTAAATATGAAAG ttatgTGCAGACTGGCTGCACCTCCCTGAAACTCATTCTCCAGAGATTCCTGCCACTGATCACAGACATCCTCGCTGCACCACCTTCTGTCGGAGTGGACATCACCAGAGAGGAAAG GCTCCATAAATGCAAGCTGTGCTacaagcagctgaaaaacatcAGCAACATCGTCAAGAACAAGTCTGGGCTCAGTGGCCGCCATGGTAGTGCCTTCCGGGAACTGCATCTCCTCATGGCTGTCCTGGAGTGA
- the KATNB1 gene encoding katanin p80 WD40 repeat-containing subunit B1 isoform X3, with protein MSLTGHTTPIESLQINTNEELIVAGSQSGSIRVWDLEAAKILRTLLGHKANICSLDFHPFGSFVASGSLDTNIKLWDVRRKGCVFRYKGHTEAVRCLRFSPDGKWLASAADDHTVKLWDLAAGKIMYEFTGHTGPVNVVEFHPNEYLLASGSSDRTVRFWDLEKFQVVSCIEEEASPVRCVLFNPDGCCLYSGFQDSLRVYGWEPERCFDVVLVNWGKVADLSICNNQLIGVSFAQSTVSSFVVDLSRVTKSDSIPHGLIRDDEPFVPPTPTGSSLRRIYDRPSTSCSKAQSRVKHNSESERRSPSSEDDRDEKESKAEIQNPEDYKEIFQPKNAICRTPPRNNEPFPAPPEDDPVTAKEAVKPSQAADVQTPSPKQELPDPVQRPPIASSTPLTRTEPSVIPAARNEPIGLKASDFLPAVKNQSQTELVDEEAMSQIRKGHETMCVVLTSRHKNLDTVRAVWSTGDIKNSVDSAVAINDLSVVVDLLNIVNQKASLWKLDLCTIILPQIEKLLQSKYESYVQTGCTSLKLILQRFLPLITDILAAPPSVGVDITREERLHKCKLCYKQLKNISNIVKNKSGLSGRHGSAFRELHLLMAVLE; from the exons ATG agcttGACGGGCCATACAACGCCCATTGAGAGCCTACAGATCAATACGAATGAGGAGCTTATCGTTGCAGGGTCCCAGTCAGGGTCCATTCGAGTTTGGGACCTGGAAGCTGCCAAAA tTCTTCGTACCTTACTTGGTCACAAAGCGAATATCTGCAGCCTTGATTTCCATCCTTTTGGAAGCTTTGTGGCATCTGGCTCTTTGGACACAAACATTAAG cTCTGGGATGTaagaagaaaaggctgtgtCTTCAGGTACAAG gGTCACACAGAAGCAGTTCGATGTCTCCGCTTTAGTCCTGATGGGAAATGGTTGGCCTCTGCTGCTGATGATCACACTGTAAAG ctctGGGATCTGGCTGCTGGGAAGATAATGTATGAGTTTACAGGACATACCGGCCCAGTAAATGTTGTTGAATTCCACCCTAATGAATACCTTTTGGCTTCTGGCAGCTCTGACAG GACTGTTCGGTTCTGGGACTTGGAGAAGTTTCAAGTTGTGAGCTGTATTGAAGAAGAGGCTAGTCCTGTCAG GTGTGTGCTCTTCAACCCAGATGGCTGCTGCTTGTATAGTGGCTTCCAGGATTCGCTGCGTGTGTACGGCTGGGAGCCAGAGCGCTGTTTTGATGTGGTCTTGGTGAACTGGGGAAAAGTCGCCGACTTATCTATCTGCAACAACCAGCTG ATAGGAGTTTCCTTTGCGCAAAGCACAGTCTCTTCCTTCGTTGTGGATCTCAGCAGAGTGACAAAGTCGGATTCTATTCCTCATGGGCTGATCAGGGATGATGAGCCTTTTGTGCCACCTACCCCCACAGGGTCCTCCCTTCGCCGCATCTATGACAGGCCCTCAACTAGCTGCAGCAAGGCACAAAG CAGAGTGAAGCACAACTCAGAGAGTGAGAGGCGCAGTCCCAGCAGTGAAGATGACCGGGATGAGAAGGAATCAAAGGCTGAGATCCAGAACCCGGAGGATTACAAAGAGATCTTTCAGCCCAAGAACGCTATCT GTCGAACTCCTCCTCGAAACAACGAGCCCTTTCCAGCCCCTCCGGAGGATG ATCCTGTAACTGCAAAGGAAGCAGTGAAACCCAGCCAAGCTGCAGATGTCCAGACCCCATCGCCAAAGCAAGAACTT CCTGATCCAGTTCAGAGGCCACCGATTGCCTCCTCAACTCCTTTGACCAGAACAGAGCCGTCGGTGATTCCTGCAGCCAGGAATGAGCCCATTGGCCTGAAGGCCTCTGACTTTCTACCA GCTGTGAAAAACCAAAGCCAGACCGAGCTCGTGGATGAGGAAGCCATGTCCCAGATCAGGAAAGGCCATGAGACCATGTGTGTGGTGCTCACCAGCCGCCACAAGAATCTGGACACTGTGCGGGCTGTATGGAGCACTGGTGACATCAAG AACTCTGTGGACTCTGCAGTGGCGATCAACGATCTGTCTGTTGTTGTGGACCTCTTGAATATTGTCAACCAAAAAGC gtcTCTCTGGAAGCTGGATTTGTGTACTATTATCCTGCCGCAGATAGAAAAACTACTCCAAAGTAAATATGAAAG ttatgTGCAGACTGGCTGCACCTCCCTGAAACTCATTCTCCAGAGATTCCTGCCACTGATCACAGACATCCTCGCTGCACCACCTTCTGTCGGAGTGGACATCACCAGAGAGGAAAG GCTCCATAAATGCAAGCTGTGCTacaagcagctgaaaaacatcAGCAACATCGTCAAGAACAAGTCTGGGCTCAGTGGCCGCCATGGTAGTGCCTTCCGGGAACTGCATCTCCTCATGGCTGTCCTGGAGTGA
- the KATNB1 gene encoding katanin p80 WD40 repeat-containing subunit B1 isoform X4 translates to MDCICFIRLLWDVRRKGCVFRYKGHTEAVRCLRFSPDGKWLASAADDHTVKLWDLAAGKIMYEFTGHTGPVNVVEFHPNEYLLASGSSDRTVRFWDLEKFQVVSCIEEEASPVRCVLFNPDGCCLYSGFQDSLRVYGWEPERCFDVVLVNWGKVADLSICNNQLIGVSFAQSTVSSFVVDLSRVTKSDSIPHGLIRDDEPFVPPTPTGSSLRRIYDRPSTSCSKAQSRVKHNSESERRSPSSEDDRDEKESKAEIQNPEDYKEIFQPKNAICRTPPRNNEPFPAPPEDDPVTAKEAVKPSQAADVQTPSPKQELPDPVQRPPIASSTPLTRTEPSVIPAARNEPIGLKASDFLPAVKNQSQTELVDEEAMSQIRKGHETMCVVLTSRHKNLDTVRAVWSTGDIKNSVDSAVAINDLSVVVDLLNIVNQKASLWKLDLCTIILPQIEKLLQSKYESYVQTGCTSLKLILQRFLPLITDILAAPPSVGVDITREERLHKCKLCYKQLKNISNIVKNKSGLSGRHGSAFRELHLLMAVLE, encoded by the exons ATGGATTGCATCTGCTTCATCAGGCTG cTCTGGGATGTaagaagaaaaggctgtgtCTTCAGGTACAAG gGTCACACAGAAGCAGTTCGATGTCTCCGCTTTAGTCCTGATGGGAAATGGTTGGCCTCTGCTGCTGATGATCACACTGTAAAG ctctGGGATCTGGCTGCTGGGAAGATAATGTATGAGTTTACAGGACATACCGGCCCAGTAAATGTTGTTGAATTCCACCCTAATGAATACCTTTTGGCTTCTGGCAGCTCTGACAG GACTGTTCGGTTCTGGGACTTGGAGAAGTTTCAAGTTGTGAGCTGTATTGAAGAAGAGGCTAGTCCTGTCAG GTGTGTGCTCTTCAACCCAGATGGCTGCTGCTTGTATAGTGGCTTCCAGGATTCGCTGCGTGTGTACGGCTGGGAGCCAGAGCGCTGTTTTGATGTGGTCTTGGTGAACTGGGGAAAAGTCGCCGACTTATCTATCTGCAACAACCAGCTG ATAGGAGTTTCCTTTGCGCAAAGCACAGTCTCTTCCTTCGTTGTGGATCTCAGCAGAGTGACAAAGTCGGATTCTATTCCTCATGGGCTGATCAGGGATGATGAGCCTTTTGTGCCACCTACCCCCACAGGGTCCTCCCTTCGCCGCATCTATGACAGGCCCTCAACTAGCTGCAGCAAGGCACAAAG CAGAGTGAAGCACAACTCAGAGAGTGAGAGGCGCAGTCCCAGCAGTGAAGATGACCGGGATGAGAAGGAATCAAAGGCTGAGATCCAGAACCCGGAGGATTACAAAGAGATCTTTCAGCCCAAGAACGCTATCT GTCGAACTCCTCCTCGAAACAACGAGCCCTTTCCAGCCCCTCCGGAGGATG ATCCTGTAACTGCAAAGGAAGCAGTGAAACCCAGCCAAGCTGCAGATGTCCAGACCCCATCGCCAAAGCAAGAACTT CCTGATCCAGTTCAGAGGCCACCGATTGCCTCCTCAACTCCTTTGACCAGAACAGAGCCGTCGGTGATTCCTGCAGCCAGGAATGAGCCCATTGGCCTGAAGGCCTCTGACTTTCTACCA GCTGTGAAAAACCAAAGCCAGACCGAGCTCGTGGATGAGGAAGCCATGTCCCAGATCAGGAAAGGCCATGAGACCATGTGTGTGGTGCTCACCAGCCGCCACAAGAATCTGGACACTGTGCGGGCTGTATGGAGCACTGGTGACATCAAG AACTCTGTGGACTCTGCAGTGGCGATCAACGATCTGTCTGTTGTTGTGGACCTCTTGAATATTGTCAACCAAAAAGC gtcTCTCTGGAAGCTGGATTTGTGTACTATTATCCTGCCGCAGATAGAAAAACTACTCCAAAGTAAATATGAAAG ttatgTGCAGACTGGCTGCACCTCCCTGAAACTCATTCTCCAGAGATTCCTGCCACTGATCACAGACATCCTCGCTGCACCACCTTCTGTCGGAGTGGACATCACCAGAGAGGAAAG GCTCCATAAATGCAAGCTGTGCTacaagcagctgaaaaacatcAGCAACATCGTCAAGAACAAGTCTGGGCTCAGTGGCCGCCATGGTAGTGCCTTCCGGGAACTGCATCTCCTCATGGCTGTCCTGGAGTGA
- the KATNB1 gene encoding katanin p80 WD40 repeat-containing subunit B1 isoform X2 gives MAVAVTTKTAWKLQEITAHSSNVSSLVLGKSSGRLLATGGDDCRVNIWSVNKPNCIMSLTGHTTPIESLQINTNEELIVAGSQSGSIRVWDLEAAKILRTLLGHKANICSLDFHPFGSFVASGSLDTNIKLWDVRRKGCVFRYKGHTEAVRCLRFSPDGKWLASAADDHTVKLWDLAAGKIMYEFTGHTGPVNVVEFHPNEYLLASGSSDRTVRFWDLEKFQVVSCIEEEASPVRCVLFNPDGCCLYSGFQDSLRVYGWEPERCFDVVLVNWGKVADLSICNNQLIGVSFAQSTVSSFVVDLSRVTKSDSIPHGLIRDDEPFVPPTPTGSSLRRIYDRPSTSCSKAQRVKHNSESERRSPSSEDDRDEKESKAEIQNPEDYKEIFQPKNAICRTPPRNNEPFPAPPEDDPVTAKEAVKPSQAADVQTPSPKQELPDPVQRPPIASSTPLTRTEPSVIPAARNEPIGLKASDFLPAVKNQSQTELVDEEAMSQIRKGHETMCVVLTSRHKNLDTVRAVWSTGDIKNSVDSAVAINDLSVVVDLLNIVNQKASLWKLDLCTIILPQIEKLLQSKYESYVQTGCTSLKLILQRFLPLITDILAAPPSVGVDITREERLHKCKLCYKQLKNISNIVKNKSGLSGRHGSAFRELHLLMAVLE, from the exons AAGAGATCACGGCTCACAGCAGCAATGTGTCCTCACTAGTCCTGGGAAAAAGTTCAGGCCGGCTGCTGGCAACTGGAGGAGATGACTGTCGGGTCAACATATGGTCAGTTAACAAGCCCAACTGCATCATG agcttGACGGGCCATACAACGCCCATTGAGAGCCTACAGATCAATACGAATGAGGAGCTTATCGTTGCAGGGTCCCAGTCAGGGTCCATTCGAGTTTGGGACCTGGAAGCTGCCAAAA tTCTTCGTACCTTACTTGGTCACAAAGCGAATATCTGCAGCCTTGATTTCCATCCTTTTGGAAGCTTTGTGGCATCTGGCTCTTTGGACACAAACATTAAG cTCTGGGATGTaagaagaaaaggctgtgtCTTCAGGTACAAG gGTCACACAGAAGCAGTTCGATGTCTCCGCTTTAGTCCTGATGGGAAATGGTTGGCCTCTGCTGCTGATGATCACACTGTAAAG ctctGGGATCTGGCTGCTGGGAAGATAATGTATGAGTTTACAGGACATACCGGCCCAGTAAATGTTGTTGAATTCCACCCTAATGAATACCTTTTGGCTTCTGGCAGCTCTGACAG GACTGTTCGGTTCTGGGACTTGGAGAAGTTTCAAGTTGTGAGCTGTATTGAAGAAGAGGCTAGTCCTGTCAG GTGTGTGCTCTTCAACCCAGATGGCTGCTGCTTGTATAGTGGCTTCCAGGATTCGCTGCGTGTGTACGGCTGGGAGCCAGAGCGCTGTTTTGATGTGGTCTTGGTGAACTGGGGAAAAGTCGCCGACTTATCTATCTGCAACAACCAGCTG ATAGGAGTTTCCTTTGCGCAAAGCACAGTCTCTTCCTTCGTTGTGGATCTCAGCAGAGTGACAAAGTCGGATTCTATTCCTCATGGGCTGATCAGGGATGATGAGCCTTTTGTGCCACCTACCCCCACAGGGTCCTCCCTTCGCCGCATCTATGACAGGCCCTCAACTAGCTGCAGCAAGGCACAAAG AGTGAAGCACAACTCAGAGAGTGAGAGGCGCAGTCCCAGCAGTGAAGATGACCGGGATGAGAAGGAATCAAAGGCTGAGATCCAGAACCCGGAGGATTACAAAGAGATCTTTCAGCCCAAGAACGCTATCT GTCGAACTCCTCCTCGAAACAACGAGCCCTTTCCAGCCCCTCCGGAGGATG ATCCTGTAACTGCAAAGGAAGCAGTGAAACCCAGCCAAGCTGCAGATGTCCAGACCCCATCGCCAAAGCAAGAACTT CCTGATCCAGTTCAGAGGCCACCGATTGCCTCCTCAACTCCTTTGACCAGAACAGAGCCGTCGGTGATTCCTGCAGCCAGGAATGAGCCCATTGGCCTGAAGGCCTCTGACTTTCTACCA GCTGTGAAAAACCAAAGCCAGACCGAGCTCGTGGATGAGGAAGCCATGTCCCAGATCAGGAAAGGCCATGAGACCATGTGTGTGGTGCTCACCAGCCGCCACAAGAATCTGGACACTGTGCGGGCTGTATGGAGCACTGGTGACATCAAG AACTCTGTGGACTCTGCAGTGGCGATCAACGATCTGTCTGTTGTTGTGGACCTCTTGAATATTGTCAACCAAAAAGC gtcTCTCTGGAAGCTGGATTTGTGTACTATTATCCTGCCGCAGATAGAAAAACTACTCCAAAGTAAATATGAAAG ttatgTGCAGACTGGCTGCACCTCCCTGAAACTCATTCTCCAGAGATTCCTGCCACTGATCACAGACATCCTCGCTGCACCACCTTCTGTCGGAGTGGACATCACCAGAGAGGAAAG GCTCCATAAATGCAAGCTGTGCTacaagcagctgaaaaacatcAGCAACATCGTCAAGAACAAGTCTGGGCTCAGTGGCCGCCATGGTAGTGCCTTCCGGGAACTGCATCTCCTCATGGCTGTCCTGGAGTGA